From a region of the Verrucomicrobiia bacterium genome:
- a CDS encoding cation-translocating P-type ATPase — protein MQVTHLLSQQSGSTAPASAGPSLTPAFLGLIAIANAYLMDWTWARGAPIADLSALGGAVVLGLPLLRASWQSLRRGEVGINELVSLAFLAAFASGDYRTAGLVAFFMLMGEVVESRTAAGARAAIEALLRLAPTRARRLDDADGELEIPASELRPQDRIRVRPGDNIPADGLVLAGASAVNQANLTGESLPVDKGAGDEVFAGSTNLTGVLEIRVTRAGEETTLGRVRELILAAEQTRLPISRLIDQYVGYYTPLVLVLGALVWAFTHDLNRVIATLVVSCPCAFVLATPTAMVAALAAASRLGILVKNVADFELAGRLNAFVFDKTGTLTTGRLGVCRLQPIGGITPAELLRFAAGAEQFSTHPAARALGQLAEEAGVPLSGVQDFREAAGRGVAASVDGHHVLVGRATWLRDQGVPPGFEAGPDLAEAAGYSLVFVAVDGRAAGWIALQDRVRAESAETVAALHALGVRRSALVSGDRSLVAERVAAEVGLDTFVGDCLPQDKVAFVEQLKQQGLRVAVVGDGVNDAPALAAGNLGIAMGAAGSDVAIQSASIALLNSDLRRLPFLLRLSRAARNTIHQNFLVGLGFIAGGLALAMLGRINPVVAALLHNAGSLIVVFNSARLVRQGEEFEPLRADAGPVPASGPQSVPIPA, from the coding sequence ATGCAGGTTACCCATCTTCTCAGCCAGCAGTCCGGATCCACCGCGCCCGCGTCCGCCGGGCCCAGTCTCACCCCGGCTTTCCTCGGCCTCATCGCCATCGCCAACGCCTATCTCATGGACTGGACGTGGGCTCGTGGCGCGCCGATTGCGGACCTCAGCGCATTGGGCGGTGCGGTGGTGCTCGGTCTGCCATTGCTGCGGGCCTCGTGGCAAAGCCTCCGGCGCGGCGAAGTGGGCATCAATGAACTCGTCAGCCTCGCCTTCCTGGCCGCCTTCGCCTCGGGCGACTACCGGACCGCCGGACTCGTGGCGTTCTTCATGCTGATGGGCGAGGTGGTGGAATCCCGCACCGCTGCTGGCGCTCGTGCGGCCATTGAAGCCCTCCTGCGTCTGGCACCGACTCGTGCCCGGCGACTCGACGACGCCGATGGCGAACTGGAGATCCCGGCCAGCGAACTGCGTCCGCAGGATCGGATCCGCGTGCGTCCGGGCGACAACATCCCGGCCGACGGGCTCGTCCTGGCCGGCGCCTCCGCGGTCAACCAGGCCAACCTCACCGGGGAATCGCTCCCGGTGGACAAGGGGGCTGGCGACGAGGTGTTTGCCGGGTCCACCAACCTGACCGGTGTGCTGGAGATCCGGGTCACCCGGGCCGGCGAAGAGACGACGCTGGGCCGGGTCCGCGAACTCATCCTCGCCGCCGAACAGACCCGGCTGCCCATTTCCCGGCTGATTGACCAGTACGTCGGATACTACACCCCGCTGGTGCTGGTGTTGGGCGCGCTGGTGTGGGCATTCACCCACGATCTCAATCGCGTCATCGCCACGCTGGTGGTCTCGTGCCCCTGCGCCTTCGTGCTTGCCACGCCCACGGCCATGGTGGCTGCGCTGGCCGCCGCCTCACGCCTGGGCATCTTGGTGAAGAATGTCGCGGACTTCGAACTTGCCGGACGTCTCAACGCCTTTGTCTTCGACAAGACCGGCACCCTGACCACCGGACGCCTCGGTGTGTGCCGTCTCCAGCCCATCGGGGGGATCACCCCCGCAGAGTTGTTGCGCTTTGCTGCCGGTGCCGAGCAGTTCAGCACCCATCCCGCCGCTCGCGCACTTGGCCAGCTCGCGGAGGAGGCGGGCGTGCCCCTGTCCGGGGTTCAAGACTTCCGCGAGGCGGCCGGCCGCGGGGTCGCCGCCAGTGTGGATGGCCATCACGTGCTCGTCGGCCGGGCGACGTGGCTGCGGGATCAGGGCGTCCCGCCCGGTTTCGAGGCCGGACCCGACCTTGCCGAAGCCGCCGGCTACAGTCTGGTGTTCGTTGCGGTGGACGGCCGGGCCGCCGGTTGGATTGCGCTTCAGGACCGCGTGCGCGCGGAGTCGGCCGAAACGGTCGCGGCATTGCATGCGTTGGGCGTCCGCCGTTCCGCGCTCGTGTCCGGGGATCGCAGTCTCGTTGCGGAGCGGGTGGCCGCGGAAGTGGGACTCGACACCTTCGTTGGCGACTGCCTTCCCCAGGACAAGGTGGCGTTCGTGGAACAGCTCAAGCAGCAGGGCTTGCGCGTCGCCGTGGTCGGGGACGGCGTGAACGACGCGCCGGCACTGGCGGCAGGAAACCTGGGCATCGCGATGGGTGCTGCAGGAAGCGATGTGGCGATCCAGAGCGCCTCCATTGCCCTGCTCAACAGCGACCTGCGCCGACTGCCGTTCCTGCTGCGGTTGTCGCGGGCTGCGCGCAACACCATCCACCAGAATTTCCTGGTCGGCCTGGGGTTCATCGCGGGCGGCCTCGCCCTCGCGATGCTGGGCCGGATCAATCCCGTCGTTGCGGCCCTGCTGCACAACGCCGGCTCGCTGATCGTGGTGTTCAACAGCGCCCGCCTCGTCCGTCAGGGCGAGGAGTTCGAGCCCCTCCGGGCGGACGCCGGCCCCGTGCCCGCATCCGGTCCGCAGTCCGTTCCGATCCCCGCCTGA